In Hyphomicrobiales bacterium, the sequence CTGCTCAGTTCTCGGCCGAACGGCGCGGCGCGGCCGCCGAGCGCGCAGCCACGCCCTTGACGTCCGCAGGCGGACGAAGATTGCCGCCATTGATCAGATCGGCAATCGGATCGCGGACCGGAGCGGGCGCCGGGGCCGCCTTGGGCACCGAGGTCGTGGCCGCCTGCGCCGTGCGCGGTTGCGCGGCGATGGGGGCCGGCGGACGCGGCGCGGCTTCACGCGCCGGCTGGGCGTTCGAGAGGTCGGCAGGCCGCGCTGGAGGCCGCGAGGGCACCGCAGCCTGCGTCGGAGCGGCCTCCTGAGCGGGCGCCGGCTCGGCGCGGCGCTCCACTGCGGCGCGCTGCGGCGCGGCCGGCGCGGCAGAGAGCATCGGCGCGGGATGGCGCGCCTTCTGGAACATCAGCGCGTTGGCAGCGATGGCGCAGGAAACGATGCCGAAAGCGAGGAACAGGAGCGCGCGTCCCGGCCGCTGGCCGACCAGGCGGCCGACCCGGCCGAGCCAGGAACTCTTGCGCCGTGCGGGCTGTGCGCGCCGGATCGGTGCGGACAAGGAAGCGCCGGTACGGGCGCGGGCGGCCATGGTTGCGGACATCGATCAGCTCGTCTTCAAGCGGTCAGGCGGAGTGGTTCTTTGGTTTCGAGACCCTT encodes:
- a CDS encoding conserved hypothetical protein (Evidence 4 : Unknown function but conserved in other organisms), translating into MSATMAARARTGASLSAPIRRAQPARRKSSWLGRVGRLVGQRPGRALLFLAFGIVSCAIAANALMFQKARHPAPMLSAAPAAPQRAAVERRAEPAPAQEAAPTQAAVPSRPPARPADLSNAQPAREAAPRPPAPIAAQPRTAQAATTSVPKAAPAPAPVRDPIADLINGGNLRPPADVKGVAARSAAAPRRSAEN